The Symphalangus syndactylus isolate Jambi chromosome 8, NHGRI_mSymSyn1-v2.1_pri, whole genome shotgun sequence genome includes a window with the following:
- the LOC129487702 gene encoding PDZ domain-containing protein 11-like: protein MDSQIPYDDYPVVFLPACENPPGWIPPHETVPHPDYNNELIQFPPQTITLKKPPGAQLGFNIRGGKASQLGIFIPKVIPDSDAHRAGLQEGDQVLAVNDVDFQDIEHSKAAEILKTACEISMHVCFFPYNHHRQKERTVH, encoded by the coding sequence ATGGACAGCCAGATTCCTTATGATGACTACCCAGTGGTTTTCCTGCCTGCCTGTGAGAATCCTCCAGGATGGATTCCTCCTCATGAGACGGTACCCCACCCAGACTACAACAATGAGCTGATCCAGTTTCCACCCCAAACCATCACACTGAAGAAGCCTCCTGGAGCCCAGTTGGGATTTAACATCCGAGGAGGAAAGGCCTCCCAGCTAGGCATCTTCATCCCCAAGGTGATTCCTGACTCTGATGCACATAGAGCAGGGCTTCAGGAAGGGGACCAAGTTCTAGCTGTGAATGATGTGGATTTCCAAGATATTGAGCACAGCAAGGCTGCTGAGATCCTGAAGACAGCTTGTGAAATCAGCATGCATGTCTGCTTCTTTCCCTACAATCATCATCGCCAAAAAGAGAGGACTGTGCACTAG